Below is a genomic region from Kribbella qitaiheensis.
ATACCTGGGGGACCGCGACGCTGACTACCAGCCTCACGGCCGGGAAACGCGTGGTGAAAGTTCTGACAGGCACAGGCGGGATAAACCTCGACAACGTGACGGTGGCAAGGCCATGAGAAAACAACAGAACACCCCCTCGCTCCGCTCGGGGGCGAGGAGAGAGAGCCGCTCGGGGGCTGGGTGGGGGAGGGCGGCGCTGACCAGGCTGGCTGGGCTGGTGCTGTTGTTGCCCTTGCTTGTGGTGCTTCCTGCGGAGGTTGCCCATGCCGCTGTGCAGCGGGTGCAGTTCACTGCCGGGGGCAACTATCTGGTGGTGGAGTTTCTCGACGATGATCTTGTGCACTTCGAGATGGGAGCTGGAGCGGGACCGGGGGCCGGGGCGTCGATCTTCACGACCGATCAGATCGCCAAGACCAACTACACCGGGCCGACCAGCTTCAATCAGACCGGGAACACGCTGACCACGGCCGGGCTCAAGGTCGATGTCAACGCGACCACCCTGTGCGCGACGGTCACCGACACGACCCGTTCGCCGCAGTTGTTGCTCAACACCACCTGTCCGCGGAATCTCAGCCAGGCTTGGAAGGGGCTGAGTTTCACCAAGTCGTCCATGCAGAACGCGTATGGGCTCGGCGAGCAGTTCTTCATGGGTGGTAGCGCTGACGGTGACTGGGTGGGGCGTCAGCGCACCAGCGGTACCTACGGCAACGCGATGCTGTACGACACGGACAACGGGCCGGTCGGCAACGCGCAGATCCCCGTACTGCTCGCTGTCGGCGCGAACACCACCAACTACGGCATGTTCGTCGACCAGGTCTACAAGCAGGACTGGAACCTGACCGGCGACCCGTGGACGATGGACACCTTCGGCGACCAACTCCGCTGGTATGTGATGTCGGGCCCGGATCTCCCGGACCTGCGGAAGGACTATCTGGAGCTGACCGGTCGCCCGCCGGTGCCGCCGAAGAAGGCGTTCGGGTTGTGGATGTCGGAGTACGGCTACGACAACTGGAACGAGATCGACACCACCCTCAGCGGGCTGCGGGCGAACAAGTTCCCGACCGACGGCGTGATGCTCGACGTGAACTGGTTCGGCGGCGTCACGGCAGGGTCGGACAACACCCGGATGGGCACGCTGGAGTGGGACCCGGTCAACTTCCCGAACGCGGCGACCAAGCTGGCGACGTACAAGAACACCAACGGCGTCGGCGTGATGACGATCGAGGAGTCGTACATCGGGAAGAACCTGCCCGAGCACACCGACATGGCCTCCAGCGGCTACCTGATCAGAGCCGGCTGCTCGAGCTGCAGTCCGTCGTACCTGACCGGGAACGACTGGTGGGGTCGCGGCGGCATGATCGACTGGACGCAGCCTGCGGCCAGCGCGCATTGGCACTCCACTCAGCGACAGCCTCTGATCAACGACGGCGTGATGGGTCACTGGCTCGACCTCGGTGAGCCCGAGATGTACGACGCGAACGACTGGACCTCTGGAGTCCTTGCCGGCAAGCACGCGCACTCCGACTACCACAACCTCTACAACCTCGAATGGGCGAAGGGAATCGCCAAGGGATACACGGACAACGCGGTCCAGCAACGCCCGTTCATGCTCGCGCGATCCGCGGCCGGTGGCATCCAGCGCACCGGTACGGCGATGTGGTCCGGCGACATCGGGTCAAAGCTGACTGCGTTGGCCGCCCAGCAGAACGTCCAGATGCAGATGTCGATGTCCGGGATCGACTACTTCGGCTCCGACATCGGCGGCTTCCGGCGGGAGATGCTGAACTCCGACCTGAACGAGCTCTATACCCAGTGGTTCGCGAACTCGTCCTGGTTCGACGTACCGATCCGCCCGCACACGGAGAACCTCTGCAACTGCGCGAAGACCTCGCCGGACTCGATCGGTGACGTGCCGAGCAACCTGGCCAACCTGCGGCAACGGTACGAGCTCACGCCGTACTATTACTCCCTTGCCCACAAGGCGTACACGACCGGCGAACCGCTGATTCCGCCGCTGGTCTACCAGTACCAGAACGACCCGAACGTGCGGGAGACCGGTCACGAGAAGCTGATCGGCAAGGACCTGCTCGTCGGCGTCGCGGCCGGAGCGAACCAGCGCAAGCGGGACGTCTACCTGCCGGCCGGGACCTGGTACGACTACTACACCAACACCAAGACGGTCAGCACGGGCCAGACGCTGACCGACGTGCCGCTGTGGCGCAACGGCAAGTTCCAGCTGCCCGCCTACGCCCGCGGCGGCGCGATCATCCCGAAGATGTACGTCGACGACCAGACCATGAACGTGCTCGGCAAACGCGCCGACGGTACGACGCGCAACGAGCTCGTGGCCCGGGTCTACTCGGACCCGACCGCCTCGTCGTTCACGCTCGCCGAGGACGACGGCGCCACCGTCGGCTACCAGACCGGGTCCAAGCGGACCACCGATCTGACCCAGTCGCGATCAGGCAGTACTGCGACCGTCGGCATCGCGGCCTCGTCGGGGACCTACACCGGCGCCCCGAGCAGCCGGTCGAACGCGGTCGAGCTGGTGGCCGACACCCAGGCGTCGGCCGTGACGCTGAACGGGTCGGCGCTCACGCAGTACGCGAACAAGGCGGCCTTCGACGCGGCCCGCGAGTGGTTGGTACAACGCGGGCGGGAACCTGGTCGTGGCCAAGTCGGCCTCGGTCGCGGTCAGTACGGCGAAGTCGTTCGTCTTCACCCTCGGCCAGGCGGTCGTCTCGAAGACGTTCAGCTGCACCAACGGGACCACTACGACCGGCCAGTCCGTGTACGTCGTCGGCAACGTGCCGCAGCTCGGTGCCTGGTCGGTCGCGAGTGCGGTGAAGCTGGCGCCGACCGGCTACCCGACCTGGACCGGCACGATCAGCAACCTGCCGCCGAACACCTCGGTGGACTGGAAGTGCATCAAACGGCAGGAGGCGAACTACCCGGCGACGGCCGATCAATGGGGCCCGGACCCGAATCTCACCTTCACCTCTCCGGCGACAGGGAGTGGCGGAACGACTACTGGCGGTTTCTGATTCGCTCTCACCCGACTGCGGGCTGTGGCACAGCGATGCCAGTGTCACAGCCCGCGATGGCTTCTGAGACCCTTGTCACGGTCGCATATGTCCTGAGTAAGGACTTAGTGAAGATTCGCTGCTGACGGCTCTGTCGGTGTGAATCCGCGCAGCTGCGGCCGTAGGTTCGGAGAGGTATCAGCCGAAGTCAGGAGTGAGCGAAGTGCAACGGGGCAGTCAGGCCGTGCCGTCGGCATGCCTGTGGGGATCGGCGTCGGCCCGACCATGACGACGCTGAACAAGATTCTGGCGATCGCCGGGGTGGCCCTGCTGCTCGGTGGTCTCGCCCTCGGTTTCCGCTCGGTCTCGGCCGACGAGACCAGCTGCGGTTCGGTCTTCCAGCCCGCCCGCGGCATCACCCCGATGGCCTGCGACGGCCGGCTGAACAGCTCGGCTACCCTCGTCACCGTGCTGATGATCGTCGGCGGCGTCGGCTTGGCCGCCGCCATCGCTCTCAAGGTCATCCGCGACCGCGTCAAGATCTGACTAGCCCTGCTGGACCGGGCTCCGGAGCTGTCTGCCGTGAAACCCGGGTGCGGTCGCGGAGGCGTTGCGAGAGGGTGTTGCCATGAGCATCGAATCGTTCCGGATCGAGTTTCCGCAGTCGGCTTTGGACGATCTGAACGAGCGGCTGGATCGGGTCCGGTGGCCTGACGAGTTGCCAGGCGTCGGCTGGGA
It encodes:
- a CDS encoding carbohydrate-binding module family 20 domain-containing protein translates to MYVVGNVPQLGAWSVASAVKLAPTGYPTWTGTISNLPPNTSVDWKCIKRQEANYPATADQWGPDPNLTFTSPATGSGGTTTGGF